One Methylobacterium sp. 77 DNA window includes the following coding sequences:
- the rpsO gene encoding 30S ribosomal protein S15, whose product MSISAERKTALIKEYATGGKDTGSPEVQVAILTERITNLTGHFKTHGKDNHSRRGLLKMVSQRRSLLDYVKRKDEARYRSLIERLGIRR is encoded by the coding sequence ATGTCGATTTCAGCAGAGCGCAAGACCGCGCTCATCAAGGAATATGCGACCGGCGGCAAGGATACCGGTTCTCCGGAGGTCCAGGTGGCGATCCTCACCGAGCGGATCACCAACCTCACCGGCCACTTCAAGACCCACGGCAAGGACAACCATTCCCGCCGCGGCCTCCTGAAGATGGTGTCGCAGCGCCGCTCGCTGCTCGATTACGTCAAGCGCAAGGACGAGGCTCGCTACCGCAGCCTCATCGAGCGTCTCGGCATCCGCCGCTAA
- a CDS encoding low specificity L-threonine aldolase has protein sequence MTPEPQQFASDNYAGICPEAWNATEAANGGSVPAYGEDAWTKRAADAFRTLFGKPDAEVFFAFNGTAANSLALASLCQSYHSVICSASAHVETDECGAPEFFSNGSKLLVAASGDGKLTPALIRGLATGRSDIHFPKPRVVTITQPTETGEVYTLDEIRAIAATCRELSLRLHMDGARFANACASLGCDPAEMTWKAGVDLLCFGGTKNGMAAGEAILFFDPALAEDFGYRCKQAGQLASKMRFLTAPWVGMLEGGAWLRNAAHANACAQRLAEAVAECPGITAMFPVEANAVFLRAAPERLDALRERGWRFYTFIGGGARFMFAWDSDPERIDALVRDIRAVSATVADPAALAV, from the coding sequence ATGACACCCGAACCCCAGCAATTCGCGAGCGACAATTACGCCGGCATCTGCCCCGAGGCATGGAACGCCACCGAGGCGGCCAATGGCGGCTCGGTGCCGGCCTATGGCGAGGATGCCTGGACGAAACGGGCGGCGGACGCGTTCCGCACTCTGTTCGGCAAGCCGGATGCGGAGGTGTTCTTCGCCTTCAACGGCACGGCCGCGAATTCGCTGGCGCTGGCATCCCTGTGCCAGTCCTATCACAGCGTCATCTGCTCGGCCTCGGCGCATGTGGAGACCGACGAATGCGGCGCGCCGGAATTCTTCTCCAACGGCTCGAAGCTGCTGGTGGCGGCGAGCGGCGACGGCAAGCTCACCCCTGCCCTGATCCGCGGCCTCGCCACCGGCCGCTCGGACATCCATTTCCCGAAACCGCGCGTGGTGACGATCACTCAGCCGACGGAGACGGGGGAGGTCTACACGCTCGACGAGATCCGGGCGATCGCGGCCACCTGCCGCGAGCTCTCCCTGCGCCTCCACATGGACGGGGCGCGCTTCGCCAATGCCTGCGCCAGCCTCGGCTGCGATCCCGCCGAGATGACCTGGAAGGCCGGCGTCGACCTCCTCTGCTTCGGCGGCACCAAGAACGGCATGGCCGCGGGCGAGGCGATCCTGTTCTTCGACCCGGCTCTGGCCGAGGATTTCGGCTACCGCTGCAAGCAGGCGGGGCAGCTCGCCTCCAAGATGCGCTTCCTCACCGCGCCCTGGGTCGGGATGCTGGAGGGCGGCGCCTGGCTCCGCAACGCGGCCCACGCCAATGCCTGCGCGCAGCGCCTCGCCGAGGCGGTGGCGGAATGCCCCGGCATCACCGCCATGTTCCCGGTGGAGGCCAATGCGGTGTTCCTGAGGGCCGCTCCCGAGCGGCTCGACGCCCTGCGGGAGCGGGGCTGGCGCTTCTACACCTTCATCGGCGGCGGCGCCCGGTTCATGTTCGCCTGGGATTCCGACCCCGAACGGATCGATGCGCTGGTTCGGGATATCCGCGCCGTGAGCGCGACGGTCGCGGATCCGGCGGCGCTCGCCGTTTGA